From the genome of Venturia canescens isolate UGA chromosome 11, ASM1945775v1, whole genome shotgun sequence:
TAATAACTATGAAatactttattttttgatatctcCTCCTTTCTCGAAGATATAATCACAAAATGTCATCCAATAGCTTACattgtttcattatttttcctttatcAAAACAAACTCACGCTTCTCTCTCCTtcggaaaacgatgaaacGTCAATTCCGGATTTTTCCTCTTGGAGTTTCTACATCCTTGATATAAACACAAGGCGTTAGACGGCATTTTCACTACATATAATTAAAGATCCGAAAATTTAAAGGGACCGGCACGACAAAGCGCTGACTCAAAACACACAATGGCGGTTAGAAAGTGAGGGGTGAGCGCAAGCCTGACGTCACAGCCTGACGTCACGTGTCCCCAGCGTATAAGCCCatgagagagagtgagagcgaGAACGGTATGCCGACGGCAGCGCCGCTGGATACGAACTAACGCTGGGGACATGTCCCCACTAAAATCGGCACAAAATTTCCTGAAGGACTGGACTTCTATCTAAACATCTGACTTCTttggaaaaagtgttgaaagtCAAAACGAATTCTGCGTTTTCCGCTGTTTTTTGATCGAAAACTAAGCGATctcataatacattttttccgttACTATCtagcgaaaaataattttaatattgtttttttatagcaaaatttttgaaaatgtttattcTTCTTGTTGCTTTTGCAAATATTATAAACGCAGTCAGGAAAACTGTTGACCCTTCTGGGTTTTTATGTTCCTTGTTCCTTTTATTACTCTGTTGCAACTCTGAACCGAAACGGTGGAATTGAGTCAGCGATCTGAAAATTGAACggtttgaattgaaaaataagaagaacCGACCGGAGACAAAATTTCgtatttcaattaaatttgcATGTTTCTATTGATCTGTCAAAAATCcaggagaaaaaagtaaatcttttcttttttaaaagtAGAACTCTATTAATTTACGTCGGGAAAAAGGATACTTCAATCCAAAATGTGCCTGGCAAAAAGCAGTCTCTGGTTATATATAGTGTCAACTTGAGTTTGTATGACTCGCTTAGAAAAATTTGAGAGCTAAAttcgatattgaaaatttctaaGGACAGACGAAAGTTACAGTGTAAGCAaaccgatgattttttttcactttgagagttttttcaaatttcagattCATATTACATTTTACCTTAATTCGAGGATGCCTTTTAACAGAAAAGCCTTCTGGCATCGGCAAGCTCATTCTAGAGGACGAAATATGTCCGAGGATAGCGTTGACTTCATTAGCATCGAGAAGTTCCGCGTTTCCCGGTCCTCTGTGGAACTGCTCCGAGGTGTGTCCGCGGCGAGGTCAAAGTTAGAAAACGTATTTTACTGAGGAGGTCGCCACTGACCAATCGCAAAGAGTTGCGATCAGAGGggcgaaattttcttctacattCTGCTCTGCAGTTGCAccatctactaacaataagtttaattgGTAcattgaacttggtctaaaagcgttttgaaaatttagcactcatttgactagcatgcagtacaggagttaccttaatattttcgtatgattttagttcaggcgacAGCCATTGCTTTATATACAGATGGAAACACTTTAGCTTTTTGATTTCAGATATAAACCGATTTTCTggaattttctgaaaaattctgcCATCGAGTTGAAAATCACTAAACActacattttcaaaatttcataagtctatgtttttttcatttgccaCAAAAAACAAGACGAGCCAAAtgatgaaaaactgaaaagtCGTTTGTGCTGGGAAActgcaaattttttaaaaatagttCCGGTGACGCAACGATAACAGAGTGATAAGTGTCAAGTGTGTCCAATCCAAAAATACCAAGAAAGTCTGTGATTATTATGAAATGCGAAAACTTAAATTATATCCCCCgctaataaaagaaattagtCATagaaatactcaaatttttcgaaagattgtTCGAGAAAGAGTTTCCACTCGAAAGAGTTCGAGTCTGCATTTTGGTGTGGAGAATCATTATCAAATGCAAGagtgtaaaaattattttactgatcgaaaaaaatgagtcagAAATACtcggatttttcgaaagattgtTCGAGAGTTTCCACTCTAAAGCGTTCGAGTTATTGCATTGTTGTGCAGAATCGTTATCAAATGCAAGAGTGTAATTtattttagtgaaaaaaagtcatgaaaattcttggaTTTTTTGAAGGACTGTTCGAAAACGAGTTTCCAGTCTCATGAGGTTTATTATGCTTTATTCAGTAAGAACACGTCAAATATTGATAGGACTGCTCTAACGTTACTTCGTGCAAGGATCGAAACCCTGAACCCCACGTCGTAAAGAAAAAACTAGCGCAAAATTCGGACGATCGTGCTacaaattcgaaaaaggtGTCCTGGCGTACGCAAGCTgcttcgtattttcatttattcattgcgttgatgagaaaaataataatatttttcgatatttttcatattcgcgTAATCAATAATATTCACAACGAAATCTGGTAGAAgcggattttagtttgatttctgGACACTTGGCGCTGCGTACGCTATCGCTCGATGCCTTAAAATCTATTTTAATCGGCTAATCATCACGTtccattgaaataaaaataaaacgactTCCACTCTCAACatgcttttttattcaaagagAATGAAAGTTGGAATTATTTCAGCGTTCGGAATTGTCAATGACTGTTGGACAATAAAAAGTTCGACAATATTAGAGTCTCTGCATCATTTCGtgtttttattgaaactgCTTGCCGTTCCATCACTCGTTCGAGAATGAGCAAATTGAATTTAGTCCAATACTCACTGGAAAACGTAAATGTACGTAACTGTTAGCATAAttgaaggataaaaaaaacttgggagATAAATGTCTGTTAAGAAATTTACAATTGTAACCAGACCTtgaaaaagcgagaaaaaacgCTAATCCCTGGTGATAAACAGCAAATACAAACTAAAAGTAATGGGTCGATAAAATAATTGGGTCTTTTAAAACTTGTCCGCACTTCATCGATGTCGTTCCTTAAtaaaagggaggaaaaaaaatgattttggttTATTCAATAACCGAATTTTCGACGTATTGATGTTTTGAGATTTCCCTTTGTTATTTGGCTTccctcaatactttttttaacTGCGTCAAAAGAAAACTTCTATATTGAGCTCATTTGCTTGGTATTTTTGCTGGCTCTGTACATCAGACTTCGGAAAAATTCAAGCTGATATTCTTTTGATGAGAAATGTCGAGTTCACCAGTTTCCACAACATATGTAGAAAACATGTTATCCACGGGGGGAGCTTTGGCGGGTGAATTCTCGCCTGATTTAGGCTCCGTGGGAGGAAATTCTACTGGGTCAACGATTAGATCATTTTCGGGAGTACCATTTTTGTCTAAATCGAGATATTCCGTAAGAGAACTGGTGTCTTTTTCATGGAGCACAGTGACTTCAACGTTGTTACCCGAATACTTGAATTTCAGCATTCCATCGGTACTGATTCGTTCAGTCTCAGAGTTCTCCATCAACGATCTGAGGCTTTTTACAGattcattgatttcctgaAGATGTGCTTTCACGAAGCGATCTGCTCTGATCGGGAATTGATCGAGGGATGGAATTTCCGCGAATAAACGAGGCTCCCAATCTTTGAAGTATTCGTCAAGTTCCCAAGTTGTTGTTCGTTGAGTCAGTCGAGCGAAGGAGGTCCacagaggaaaatcgagtgctAATGCGATCAATTGGTCTGCGAATTGAGGCACATAAAAAGCATTTACCTGAGAGccttgttttttcaataactttgCTTCTTTGACAATTTCATCGATCCACATGGTAACAGGCGTCAGTTCACTCTCATGGATGagataattttccaaaacagGTTGCTCCTTTTCGCGATCATTTTGTCTGTTGTAAGGGGCTATTTCAATGTGGTGTTTGTGAGAAGCGATAACGGCATCCAATCGCTTGCGTATCACTTTTGGCGTCAATTTATTAGCTTCCAGTAAGTCGTCTTCGTACATGCTCACGGCTGTGACGATAATGAAAAACAGTAGCTCTGAAAACTCGATGAACGATTGAGCACGGATCAGCAGATCGACACATTGAACGTAAAATCTACGAATGCATGGATGATAAACGTTCTCGAAACATCTCCACTGACTGACGACATGCAGAAGGTCCTTTGTATCCACCCGGATGCGTGTTCTCGGCGGGCTCATTCGCCATTCGTCATCCGACGATTCGTTGCTGGAAACGGATGCCAATTCAGAGCTTATGTATTGTTCCAGAGAAAAGCCATTGAACGCCTTACACATGGCAGCTAAAAAAACGCGACAATAATTCGAAACGGCTTCTTTTGGTCTAATCGCACCTTTGGCCATCCATGCCTCGAGCCAGTTCCAGATTGACAGATAATCTCTAGTCTCCGATGTCATTTGGTAAGCCGGAAAAATTCGTCCTTTGTAGTTGAAAAGCATCGATATTAAATAAATATCGCCTGACTTCAAATTATGGGCTCGATTGATTCTCTTCACAAATCCTTTTCTCACGTCGATCTTAATCGAACTCGATTCTTGTTGACAATATTGATTATAGGCTTGGATTTGTTCAGGCGGCGTGTAATATGTGTAGTGAGAAGGTACCAATCCAATGCCTCGGATTGACTCATCGTGACGGTACATTTCCATCAGACGTTTGAGAATCCTCACTTCTTCAGTTTCAATATCAATCCCGTGTTTTTCGCCTGGTCTTCTTTTTCGATCGTTCGttccctcgtcgtcgtcgaggactcgtttttttatggccCTTACTGGACGACGCACATTTTCATGTTCGTCGAGAGAGGTGTCCCAAGTTTTGATGTTAATTTCGAGGGCTTCACCGGCCCAGGGCTCGTCTTCGACATACCCCATGAATCgatttgaacatttttgacTTTTACATTCAGCGTATATGTGCATGTAATGCAGGCTGTTCTGGGAATTGTACACTTTTACGTGTTTCAGCATGTAAACACAAGGAAAGTGGAAGGCCtcaaaaaaagcatcgaaaaTAGCATCCGTCCACTCAGTTGGAACCCTAAGTTCATACTTATCCAACTTTAGGCTGAACTCGAACAAATTTTTCGGCTTTACTTCATTCCATATTTCACCATCCAAACTGAGAAAGTACCAGGACATCAGAGACTCGGAAGGAGCAGTTACTCGATTTTCTGTAGGATCTTCCTCGACTTCCTCCTCTGACGAATAAGTCCTTACATGAGGGGTGTTTCTTGTCTTAACAGGTACCGGGACGGTTATCCCTTGTCTTAGTCGTGCACTCGATAAAATTCCTTTCTTATTTTCACGGACCGATGTGTACACACTGTGAGGTAGCCACCTTTTGTCCAAATCTTTACTCATTTGGCGCCACACAGGTGACCCACTTGGCGGCATTTCATTAGTTTTAAAATGTTCAATATATTTCTCCACTACTCGAATCGCTTCTTCTGTTGAAACCCGAGCTGGTCGACCCATTTTTATCTgcagaaaatataaattgaaataattgttaCTCGATTATTACTTCAAAACACTCAACACGCTTGTATCTTTTTTAAGTATAACGACACCGACATGACACCACCGATTCAtgcattaaattttcattaaacttTTTTAGTTATTTGTCATGGAACATTGGCTTCTAGttctattgaaatattttcaaacattgACAAATTGTTTGTTTGTCAataatatgaaagtttgaaatttatgaatttatcCAATTCTGCTTGATTGCGTGTGTAACAAAAAGCTTATGAAGAGATCTGTTTTATTGTAAAATTCCTGGGATTTTTCGAGCTATAAATTATGTAGACaacgatgtgaaaaaaatacaggCTTGAGCTGCTTTTTCTCAAGTTTCAGGGAAAGGAAtacatcaataaaatttttattgaattttggaatTGAACAATTGGctaacaaaaaaaacagcaaacgTTTGCATTTGTAATAATGTACcgaatgtaaaaaatattttgtaaattttcagAGGAAGCAACATGTAGGTTGATTGCTCTTGAATGCCATTCAATGAATTTGTTCACGGACATTACTGTGAAATGGTATTGAAAATGTGTGGGACATTTCTGAAATTATTATCTCAAAACTTCccatttatactttttttgcaAGCCTGGTTAAAATTGTTGCAATGGTAAATTAatcatgagtttttttttcgattgatacACATtgtaaagtaaaaaatttcactcaCTTTGTTCATATCAGTTCAGGTAAAAGTTTGCTGCACTGTCATTGACATTTATCTGTAATTGGTAAACAGTTTAAAATGGAGATCCAAATAATTGGAAGTTTCTATGTTCGTGACAAAATTGAGTCAGTAAAGATTGACTAGAATGCTCGTGTTGTGTCATTCACATTCCCAAATTTCTCAATAAGTGTTTTTGCAACGATGAACATGGTTCTTACgattataaaatatttcagaattttttttttcaacaacttATGGATCTAATTGAATTTGACATgattcattgaatataaattaTTGTGGATAccttttataaaatttgatcaACTATTGACTAAACTTTTCAAgtcaataacaaattgttaGGTTATGTTTTATTGACATCGACGCCATAGAGGTTATCCACtgcaaaaatgataatttctATGCAACAATGAATAATTTACCTTTTTGATAATCGATGATAGTCGATGttttaatttagaaatgacacattttacttttatcaattacaaaaaaaaatacgaaaaagtaTTGTGTCCTGCGTTTTTATAAAGAGACTTTCGGCAGAGTTTCGGGACAAGTATATGTACATTTATTATTATACAGAGAATAATCCCGGATCCCGGAATGACACAATTCACACAATCAAGcccagttttttttgttttgtgcGGAACCTTTCTCGTCGTTGTTTGTCTTACGTTGCTCATGTGTTCATGGTTCAAGGTTCAAGCAGTTCGTTCAGCTCTAGCAAAGTAGTAGACGGTTACGGTTATCATTGCCTTTGTCATTGCTGCGCGGGAAAACAGTATAAACGCAAGCAGTGGTTTTCTGAGAGTTGAAGAGTTTCTTAGTTTCTTAGTGTTGAAATGTCGAAGCCGCCTCAAAATGATCCCGTCTGACATCCAGATTCCAGTATCGGCCCTATCGGCCAATGGGATTTTTCGAATAGATTTGTACATTACGCTCGTTTTCTCTAACCTTAAAGTGATCTATCAGTTGTTCAGTCAGTAAAAATCCTGCGGCACAGTTTATTCCGGGCAGCttattatttgaaagaaattacgagttacacgctattctcatttaTTATCAAAGAACAAGGTGTAActcgtatttttctcaaaaaatcaagggtGTCCGAGTAAACCGTGCAACCActttgcaactatctctctcgcactcaagCAACCGATAGATAACCTTAATCCTAATTTGAACTCCGTTCTTCCAATTTCGAAactgtatgaaaaaaattgaatcgagTTTAAACCGCTGTGGAGAAAATGAcggaaaaaacgtttggtgacggagtttaaaaaaaattcttttataaACAAATGATTGAATGTCGAAGCGCAATCGGGAAACCAATAGAAAATTTCTAACCATTTTTCGATCATGTGTTCTGCAGTGATTTTGAATCATGATGAAGAAGAACATGATccattgaaaactattttattcatgTTATAACTAAatgtacaaaatatttatgcGTTACTTACAAAGAACTTTGTAATTTACATATGTCAGTGTAGAATGTTTATAAGTTTTTGTGACTTATAAAAGTCTCGTACTTGGTAccaatcgatgaaaaaattttggaaataacaCTGTATCAAGTTTAATTTTTGTCGTGCCTCTATCAGAATTAACGATGTAAGATGAAAAATGAGTTACAATAATCGGCAACGCAGGAAACTGTTaggtaattgaaaaataaagtggAAATCGCCAATGATGgagtttcataaaaaattcatcaaatttgttAATCCGTAACGAATGCTTCAAGgtttgaaatattaaaatgaagcaaaataaaacaatttgaaattcttaaaaatgaatttcccaCATTAATAAATAAAGTCAAGCAATTTTCCCCTTTCAACGTCCAACCAGTTGCTTGGAAAAGTTGGATTTAAAACTGTTgccttggtaaaaaaattggaaaaaaggatgaaaaaaccaaatttatcatttcgGCATTCAAGTCGATttccttcttttcttcttttcaacAGATTTTTTGACGTGATGTTAATTTTCGAGTACAGTATTTTCTGTCGCAATGAAATTTCCTGTTCGAGGAGCACCCCCGAAACTTAAatttagaagaaaaaacgatgtgTTTTCTCTACTCCCAGATTGTGCCGGTTTTAAGACGTTAAAGTTCTGAGAAATCTAAGCTGATATTCCTTCGACGACAAACTCCAAGCTCATCAGTTTCGACAAGACTCGCCGAAAGAACGTTGTCGTTGACTTGAGCTTTGTTGCGCAAATTTGAATTAGGTTTGATTTGAGAATCATTCGATTGTTCCACGAGGGCGATCGCGTCGTTGGCCGAGGTGctcgtattatttttatcctctTCGAGATACTCCATGAATGAAACTTCCTCCTTGTTCGGGAGCCTCGTGACGTGAACGCTGTTGCCGGAGTACGTGATGCTCACATCCCCATGCGTGCTCACTCTTTGAACGCTGGAATTTTCCACGAGTGAttcaaaaaatgtcaaagagTTGTCGATTTCTTTAATGTGGGCTGTTACGAAGTGATCCGCGCGGACGGGAAATTTCGAGTTGGACGAAATTCTCTCGAGAATCCGAGGCTCCCAATCGCGGTGataatcctctacgaatttCATACTAATTTGCTCACTGGGAGCTGTGAAATTGGTCCAAAGAGGAAAATAGAAGGCCAATGAGAGCAAATTGTTTGCAAATTCTGGCAAGTAATAGGCGTTCAACTCGGAGCCTGGATTCACCAGTGATTTGGCTTCTTGAGCGACTGCCTCGATCCACTCGGTGACAGGTTCGAGTTGATAGGTATTGACAAAGTTGCTTTTCAAACCGAGTTCTTCGTCtgtaaaatgattttcttcagCATAATCGGGTACTTGGATGACTTTTTCGTTGCTAGCGATAATGGCttctaaattttttctcactgaTCGTGACGTCGTGTttttcgattcgagaacagCATCGTCGCGAGCACTAAATGCGACGGTTACGACGAGGAAGAGTAGTTCAGAGAACTCGTTGAAGTTTTGAGCGTGGAGCATCAAGTCGAAGCAACGAATGTAGAATTCTCGTATGCAGGGATGATTGACCTTTTCGAAGCATTTCCACTGGCTGACGCGGCTCATCAGGTCCGTCAAGTCCACCCGGATGTAGGTTTCCGGAGGATTTTGTCGCCTTTTGTACTCTGACAATTCGGTGCTAGAAAGCACGGTGAATTGGTTGGCCACGTACTGCTccagtgaaaaattattgaaggCCCAACACATCGCAGACAAAAGGATAGGGGAGTAGTTCGAAACGGCCTCCTTGGGCTTGTGAGCGCCCATGTGAATCCACGAGGCGAGCCAGTACCCGAGAACCGGAAAATTCAGCGATTCTGATATCGTTTGACAAGCCAGAAAAGGATTTCCACTGAAATTGTATACGAGCGACAGGAGAAACATTTCGCTCGGTCGACTGTCGAATTTCCGGGAGATTTTTCTTATGAGGCCTTTTCTTATATCGATCTTCACCAAGGGCCATTCTTCTCTTTTACAATATTCATTGAACGCGTGCGTTTGTCGGGATGCTGTGTAAGACACGTTGAAAGGTAAAATTCCGATGGATTGTATGGAATGGTGGTACTCCGGCATCGcgttaatattttcaaaactatCGATCAAGTCTCCAGAGAGTGAGTCGctctcttcaatttctttgttttccttttttattatatttccaTTGTTAAACTGGCTGTTTTCTGCTTTGACGTTTACTTTTTTGGCTGTTCTCTTTTTCCTATTGCTCGATGTCCCGGTCGAGCATTCCTCATCGGTTTGTCGTTTTATGCCTCGGGCTGGACGATAAACAGCTTCGTGTTCGTGGCTGGTCGTGTCCCAAGTTTTGATCTTGATGTCCAGAGGCTCACCGTACCAGGGctctttttcaacgaatccCAAAAAACGATTTGAACATTCTTGACTTCTACACTCGGCGTATATTTCGATGTAATGCAAACAGTCTCGTACTGTATAGACGTTTGCTCGTTTCAATATGTATGCACAGGGGAAATGAAACTCGTCGTGAAAGGCGTCGAAAATAGCTTCCGTCCACTCCGTCGGAGTTGAGATTTCATATTTATCCTCTTTTTCACCATACTTGAAGGTTATTCTTGGCTTCACTCTCTCCCACAAGTCCCCGTCCAAGGTCAAATAGTACCAAGTTTTCAACGACTTCAAATGGGCTTTCACTTCAGtttcaatgtcaatttttctttttattttcgccaCCGATGTCGTAGTTGGGCTCGAGTGAGATAAATCCTCTTCTTCCTCGTCATATGGCATTACTATCCCTTGATTCTTGCGCGCAATCGTCAAAATGTTTCGCCTATTCTCACGCACCGCTACGTACACACAATGAGGAGTCCATTTTCCATTCAAATCTTTACTCATTTCTACCCATACATCTGATGTGAATTTTGGTAGATCGTCCGTCCTGAAGTGCTCAATAAACTTCTCGATCGTCCGAATCGCATCTTCTTTATCTACCAGCGCTTTTCGAGGCATTTTTCCCAACTGtaacaataaaatatgaatgtAATATTATTCTAAAGTGATAAATGTTATTCGAGCTTGTAATTGcagttctttttttcttatgaCTTATGAAATCTTACATGAGCTATCGATAATTTCGACACTCCTTCGGTGATAGGTCAGTAAATAGGtcgaaaaaacgacaaaagtGAAATACGTCaatgaatgaaagaaaatttcgactTACGTGTTTGTTGCAGGTCTGGTTAAAACTGCTCCGAGTGGTGAATCAAACAAGACAAGTGAGATACTTGAGAAACGGTCtttctgaaaatgaaaattaaagttGTATAATTTTTCCATCAGAAGATTAATTCATGAttgctttttcatttcgacGAAGG
Proteins encoded in this window:
- the LOC122417710 gene encoding uncharacterized protein codes for the protein MNKIKMGRPARVSTEEAIRVVEKYIEHFKTNEMPPSGSPVWRQMSKDLDKRWLPHSVYTSVRENKKGILSSARLRQGITVPVPVKTRNTPHVRTYSSEEEVEEDPTENRVTAPSESLMSWYFLSLDGEIWNEVKPKNLFEFSLKLDKYELRVPTEWTDAIFDAFFEAFHFPCVYMLKHVKVYNSQNSLHYMHIYAECKSQKCSNRFMGYVEDEPWAGEALEINIKTWDTSLDEHENVRRPVRAIKKRVLDDDEGTNDRKRRPGEKHGIDIETEEVRILKRLMEMYRHDESIRGIGLVPSHYTYYTPPEQIQAYNQYCQQESSSIKIDVRKGFVKRINRAHNLKSGDIYLISMLFNYKGRIFPAYQMTSETRDYLSIWNWLEAWMAKGAIRPKEAVSNYCRVFLAAMCKAFNGFSLEQYISSELASVSSNESSDDEWRMSPPRTRIRVDTKDLLHVVSQWRCFENVYHPCIRRFYVQCVDLLIRAQSFIEFSELLFFIIVTAVSMYEDDLLEANKLTPKVIRKRLDAVIASHKHHIEIAPYNRQNDREKEQPVLENYLIHESELTPVTMWIDEIVKEAKLLKKQGSQVNAFYVPQFADQLIALALDFPLWTSFARLTQRTTTWELDEYFKDWEPRLFAEIPSLDQFPIRADRFVKAHLQEINESVKSLRSLMENSETERISTDGMLKFKYSGNNVEVTVLHEKDTSSLTEYLDLDKNGTPENDLIVDPVEFPPTEPKSGENSPAKAPPVDNMFSTYVVETGELDISHQKNISLNFSEV